A genomic region of Raphanus sativus cultivar WK10039 chromosome 6, ASM80110v3, whole genome shotgun sequence contains the following coding sequences:
- the LOC108812540 gene encoding glutamate receptor 3.7 isoform X2, giving the protein MGFGIDSSVAITALVMVILVVPMGCQRPQVVNLGAVFTFDSVIGRAAKVALEAAVSDVNADTSVLKDTELRLIMEDSSCNVFHGSFGAFEVLEKEVVAMIGPLSSSVAHTLSDIAKGLQFPLVSFAATDPTLSALQFPFFLRTTPNDAHQMSALVDLISFHGWKEVISVYSDDELGRNGVSALDDELYKKRSRISYKVPLSVHSDEKSVADALNKSKSLGPRVYILHFGPDPSLRFFSIARKLQMMTNEYVWLATDWLAVTLDSSLSDKSTLKRLEGVVGLRQHIPESIKMHQFTDKLKSNRSMNAYAFHAYDTVWMIAYGIEKMLNDGINITFSYSEKLTQAQGTKLHLERVKIFNSGKLLLEKLLQVNFTGIAGQVQFGSGRNVIGCDYEIINVDKTGVHTVGFWSKHGGFSVVAPETRHTQNSKFGFVSEEKLGNITWPGGGRKKPRGWVIADSASPLKIVIPKRVSFVEFVTEENNSSHRIKGLCIDIFTEALKFVPYSVPYIFESFGDGHSSPNYNQMIQMVADGVYEAAVGDIAIVPTRSKLVDFSQPYASTGLVVVIPANDDNATWIFLRPFTIGLWCVVIASFFCIAIVIWILEHRINEDFRGPPRRQLITMILFSFSTLFKRNQEDTISNLARLVMIVWLFLLMVLTASYTANLTSILTVRQLPSAITGIDSLRASEVPVGYQSGTFTLEYLTYSLGMARSRLVPLESTEEYERALKLGPTAFGGVAAIVDELPYIELFLAERTGFKIVGEPFMHRGWGFAFKRDSPLAIDMSTAILKLAETRKMQEIRKRWLCNTSCAEKTDWNPETNQLHLKSFKGLYIVCISITVSAFLVFVLRMIRQFVRYRRMERASSLPLASWSSSPSMRLRELVFGFVEFVDEKEEAIKRMFRRSDDSSDNPSHVVEVQPDSEVLAEKVS; this is encoded by the exons ATGGGATTCGGCATTGATTCATCTGTTGCTATAACGGCACTTGTTATGGTCATTCTGGTGGTTCCAATGGGTTGCCAAAGACCTCAAGTGGTGAACCTCGGTGCTGTTTTTACGTTTGATTCGGTTATCGGAAGAGCTGCAAAAGTAGCTCTCGAGGCGGCTGTGTCAGACGTGAACGCTGACACAAGTGTCCTCAAAGATACGGAGCTGAGGTTAATCATGGAGGACTCTTCCTGCAATGTATTTCATGGCTCCTTCGGAG CTTTTGAAGTGCTTGAGAAAGAAGTGGTGGCTATGATCGGTCCACTTTCATCTTCCGTCGCTCACACATTGTCAGACATTGCCAAAGGGCTCCAGTTTCCTCTAGTCTCATTTGCAGCAACTGATCCAACTCTCTCTGCTCTCCAGTTTCCCTTCTTTCTCCGGACTACACCTAATGATGCCCACCAAATGTCTGCCCTTGTGGATCTTATCAGTTTTCATGGATGGAAAGAGGTGATATCAGTTTACTCAGATGATGAGCTCGGAAGAAACGGAGTGTCTGCACTAGATGATGAACTGTACAAGAAAAGATCCAGAATTTCCTATAAAGTGCCGCTCTCAGTGCATTCTGATGAAAAGTCCGTTGCTGATGCTTTGAACAAATCCAAGTCCCTCGGTCCTCGAGTCTATATTCTTCATTTTGGTCCCGACCCTTCGCTCAGATTTTTTAGTATAGCGCGAAAGCTGCAGATGATGACCAATGAATATGTGTGGCTCGCCACAGACTGGCTCGCAGTTACCTTGGATTCTTCTTTGAGTGACAAAAGTACTTTAAAACGGCTTGAAGGAGTAGTGGGGCTTCGTCAACACATCCCAGAATCTATAAAGATGCACCAATTCACAGATAAACTGAAGAGCAATAGATCGATGAATGCCTACGCGTTTCATGCCTATGATACAGTGTGGATGATTGCATATGGCATCGAGAAAATGCTGAATGACGGAATCAATATAACATTCTCTTACTCCGAGAAGCTAACTCAAGCACAAGGAACTAAACTGCACCTGGAGAGAGTCAAAATTTTCAACAGCGGGAAGCTGCTACTTGAGAAGCTTCTGCAGGTGAACTTCACTGGTATAGCCGGCCAAGTTCAGTTTGGTTCTGGTCGTAATGTCATTGGCTGTGACTACGAAATCATCAATGTAGACAAAACCGGTGTTCACACTGTGGGTTTCTGGTCGAAACATGGAGGTTTTTCGGTTGTAGCCCCAGAAACTCGACATACACAAAATAGCAAGTTTGGATTTGTCTCTGAAGAAAAACTTGGAAACATAACCTGGCCTGGTGGTGGCCGTAAAAAGCCGCGTGGTTGGGTCATTGCAGATTCCGCCAGTCCATTGAAGATTGTTATCCCAAAAAGAGTGAGCTTTGTCGAGTTTGTGACCGAGGAAAATAACAGTAGCCATCGGATCAAAGGATTATGCATCGACATCTTCACTGAAGCATTGAAGTTCGTCCCATACAGTGTTCCTTACATATTTGAGTCATTCGGGGATGGCCATTCAAGTCCTAATTACAACCAGATGATTCAAATGGTCGCGGATGGT GTATATGAGGCAGCTGTTGGGGATATTGCAATAGTCCCAACCAGGTCCAAATTAGTAGATTTCTCGCAGCCATATGCGTCCACAGGCCTTGTGGTGGTGATTCCGGCTAACGACGACAATGCCACTTGGATCTTTCTAAGACCCTTCACCATCGGGTTGTGGTGCGTTGTTATAGCTTCATTCTTCTGTATTGCCATAGTCATCTGGATCCTTGAACATCGGATCAATGAAGATTTCAGAGGGCCACCCCGACGACAACTCATCACAATGATCTT GTTCAGCTTCTCAACTCTTTTCAAGAGAAATC AGGAAGATACGATAAGCAATTTAGCGAGACTAGTGATGATTGTATGGCTCTTTCTATTAATGGTTCTAACCGCGAGCTACACAGCGAATCTCACCTCAATCCTCACAGTTCGACAGCTTCCCTCTGCCATTACCGGCATTGACAGCTTGCGGGCAAGTGAGGTGCCTGTCGGTTACCAGTCTGGGACGTTCACTTTAGAGTACTTAACCTACAGTCTTGGCATGGCTCGCTCTAGGCTGGTCCCACTTGAATCGACTGAGGAGTATGAAAGGGCTCTAAAGCTAGGACCAACCGCTTTTGGAGGCGTAGCTGCCATTGTTGACGAGCTCCCTTACATTGAACTGTTTCTAGCGGAACGGACGGGTTTCAAGATTGTTGGAGAGCCCTTTATGCACCGTGGTTGGGGATTT GCGTTTAAGAGAGATTCTCCACTGGCGATAGACATGTCAACAGCGATCTTAAAACTCGCCGAGACGAGAAAAATGCAAGAGATTCGGAAGAGATGGTTATGCAATACGAGCTGCGCAGAGAAGACAGACTGGAACCCAGAGACAAACCAGCTCCATCTCAAGAGCTTCAAAGGGTTGTACATTGTCTGCATTTCAATCACGGTCTCTGCATTTTTGGTATTTGTTCTCAGGATGATACGTCAGTTCGTGCGGTACAGACGGATGGAGAGGGCAAGTTCGCTGCCGCTCGCTTCTTGGTCGTCTTCTCCTTCGATGCGGCTAAGGGAATTGGTGTTTGGTTTCGTGGAGTTTGTGgatgagaaagaagaagctatcaAGAGAATGTTTAGAAGGAGTGATGACTCCAGCGACAACCCATCCCATGTTGTGGAAGTTCAACCTGATTCTGAG GTGCTGGCAGAGAAAGTTTCTTGa
- the LOC108812540 gene encoding glutamate receptor 3.7 isoform X1 — protein sequence MGFGIDSSVAITALVMVILVVPMGCQRPQVVNLGAVFTFDSVIGRAAKVALEAAVSDVNADTSVLKDTELRLIMEDSSCNVFHGSFGAFEVLEKEVVAMIGPLSSSVAHTLSDIAKGLQFPLVSFAATDPTLSALQFPFFLRTTPNDAHQMSALVDLISFHGWKEVISVYSDDELGRNGVSALDDELYKKRSRISYKVPLSVHSDEKSVADALNKSKSLGPRVYILHFGPDPSLRFFSIARKLQMMTNEYVWLATDWLAVTLDSSLSDKSTLKRLEGVVGLRQHIPESIKMHQFTDKLKSNRSMNAYAFHAYDTVWMIAYGIEKMLNDGINITFSYSEKLTQAQGTKLHLERVKIFNSGKLLLEKLLQVNFTGIAGQVQFGSGRNVIGCDYEIINVDKTGVHTVGFWSKHGGFSVVAPETRHTQNSKFGFVSEEKLGNITWPGGGRKKPRGWVIADSASPLKIVIPKRVSFVEFVTEENNSSHRIKGLCIDIFTEALKFVPYSVPYIFESFGDGHSSPNYNQMIQMVADGVYEAAVGDIAIVPTRSKLVDFSQPYASTGLVVVIPANDDNATWIFLRPFTIGLWCVVIASFFCIAIVIWILEHRINEDFRGPPRRQLITMILFSFSTLFKRNQEDTISNLARLVMIVWLFLLMVLTASYTANLTSILTVRQLPSAITGIDSLRASEVPVGYQSGTFTLEYLTYSLGMARSRLVPLESTEEYERALKLGPTAFGGVAAIVDELPYIELFLAERTGFKIVGEPFMHRGWGFAFKRDSPLAIDMSTAILKLAETRKMQEIRKRWLCNTSCAEKTDWNPETNQLHLKSFKGLYIVCISITVSAFLVFVLRMIRQFVRYRRMERASSLPLASWSSSPSMRLRELVFGFVEFVDEKEEAIKRMFRRSDDSSDNPSHVVEVQPDSEFCFLCAY from the exons ATGGGATTCGGCATTGATTCATCTGTTGCTATAACGGCACTTGTTATGGTCATTCTGGTGGTTCCAATGGGTTGCCAAAGACCTCAAGTGGTGAACCTCGGTGCTGTTTTTACGTTTGATTCGGTTATCGGAAGAGCTGCAAAAGTAGCTCTCGAGGCGGCTGTGTCAGACGTGAACGCTGACACAAGTGTCCTCAAAGATACGGAGCTGAGGTTAATCATGGAGGACTCTTCCTGCAATGTATTTCATGGCTCCTTCGGAG CTTTTGAAGTGCTTGAGAAAGAAGTGGTGGCTATGATCGGTCCACTTTCATCTTCCGTCGCTCACACATTGTCAGACATTGCCAAAGGGCTCCAGTTTCCTCTAGTCTCATTTGCAGCAACTGATCCAACTCTCTCTGCTCTCCAGTTTCCCTTCTTTCTCCGGACTACACCTAATGATGCCCACCAAATGTCTGCCCTTGTGGATCTTATCAGTTTTCATGGATGGAAAGAGGTGATATCAGTTTACTCAGATGATGAGCTCGGAAGAAACGGAGTGTCTGCACTAGATGATGAACTGTACAAGAAAAGATCCAGAATTTCCTATAAAGTGCCGCTCTCAGTGCATTCTGATGAAAAGTCCGTTGCTGATGCTTTGAACAAATCCAAGTCCCTCGGTCCTCGAGTCTATATTCTTCATTTTGGTCCCGACCCTTCGCTCAGATTTTTTAGTATAGCGCGAAAGCTGCAGATGATGACCAATGAATATGTGTGGCTCGCCACAGACTGGCTCGCAGTTACCTTGGATTCTTCTTTGAGTGACAAAAGTACTTTAAAACGGCTTGAAGGAGTAGTGGGGCTTCGTCAACACATCCCAGAATCTATAAAGATGCACCAATTCACAGATAAACTGAAGAGCAATAGATCGATGAATGCCTACGCGTTTCATGCCTATGATACAGTGTGGATGATTGCATATGGCATCGAGAAAATGCTGAATGACGGAATCAATATAACATTCTCTTACTCCGAGAAGCTAACTCAAGCACAAGGAACTAAACTGCACCTGGAGAGAGTCAAAATTTTCAACAGCGGGAAGCTGCTACTTGAGAAGCTTCTGCAGGTGAACTTCACTGGTATAGCCGGCCAAGTTCAGTTTGGTTCTGGTCGTAATGTCATTGGCTGTGACTACGAAATCATCAATGTAGACAAAACCGGTGTTCACACTGTGGGTTTCTGGTCGAAACATGGAGGTTTTTCGGTTGTAGCCCCAGAAACTCGACATACACAAAATAGCAAGTTTGGATTTGTCTCTGAAGAAAAACTTGGAAACATAACCTGGCCTGGTGGTGGCCGTAAAAAGCCGCGTGGTTGGGTCATTGCAGATTCCGCCAGTCCATTGAAGATTGTTATCCCAAAAAGAGTGAGCTTTGTCGAGTTTGTGACCGAGGAAAATAACAGTAGCCATCGGATCAAAGGATTATGCATCGACATCTTCACTGAAGCATTGAAGTTCGTCCCATACAGTGTTCCTTACATATTTGAGTCATTCGGGGATGGCCATTCAAGTCCTAATTACAACCAGATGATTCAAATGGTCGCGGATGGT GTATATGAGGCAGCTGTTGGGGATATTGCAATAGTCCCAACCAGGTCCAAATTAGTAGATTTCTCGCAGCCATATGCGTCCACAGGCCTTGTGGTGGTGATTCCGGCTAACGACGACAATGCCACTTGGATCTTTCTAAGACCCTTCACCATCGGGTTGTGGTGCGTTGTTATAGCTTCATTCTTCTGTATTGCCATAGTCATCTGGATCCTTGAACATCGGATCAATGAAGATTTCAGAGGGCCACCCCGACGACAACTCATCACAATGATCTT GTTCAGCTTCTCAACTCTTTTCAAGAGAAATC AGGAAGATACGATAAGCAATTTAGCGAGACTAGTGATGATTGTATGGCTCTTTCTATTAATGGTTCTAACCGCGAGCTACACAGCGAATCTCACCTCAATCCTCACAGTTCGACAGCTTCCCTCTGCCATTACCGGCATTGACAGCTTGCGGGCAAGTGAGGTGCCTGTCGGTTACCAGTCTGGGACGTTCACTTTAGAGTACTTAACCTACAGTCTTGGCATGGCTCGCTCTAGGCTGGTCCCACTTGAATCGACTGAGGAGTATGAAAGGGCTCTAAAGCTAGGACCAACCGCTTTTGGAGGCGTAGCTGCCATTGTTGACGAGCTCCCTTACATTGAACTGTTTCTAGCGGAACGGACGGGTTTCAAGATTGTTGGAGAGCCCTTTATGCACCGTGGTTGGGGATTT GCGTTTAAGAGAGATTCTCCACTGGCGATAGACATGTCAACAGCGATCTTAAAACTCGCCGAGACGAGAAAAATGCAAGAGATTCGGAAGAGATGGTTATGCAATACGAGCTGCGCAGAGAAGACAGACTGGAACCCAGAGACAAACCAGCTCCATCTCAAGAGCTTCAAAGGGTTGTACATTGTCTGCATTTCAATCACGGTCTCTGCATTTTTGGTATTTGTTCTCAGGATGATACGTCAGTTCGTGCGGTACAGACGGATGGAGAGGGCAAGTTCGCTGCCGCTCGCTTCTTGGTCGTCTTCTCCTTCGATGCGGCTAAGGGAATTGGTGTTTGGTTTCGTGGAGTTTGTGgatgagaaagaagaagctatcaAGAGAATGTTTAGAAGGAGTGATGACTCCAGCGACAACCCATCCCATGTTGTGGAAGTTCAACCTGATTCTGAG TTTTGTTTCTTATGTGCGTACTGA
- the LOC108812540 gene encoding glutamate receptor 3.7 isoform X3, with amino-acid sequence MGFGIDSSVAITALVMVILVVPMGCQRPQVVNLGAVFTFDSVIGRAAKVALEAAVSDVNADTSVLKDTELRLIMEDSSCNVFHGSFGAFEVLEKEVVAMIGPLSSSVAHTLSDIAKGLQFPLVSFAATDPTLSALQFPFFLRTTPNDAHQMSALVDLISFHGWKEVISVYSDDELGRNGVSALDDELYKKRSRISYKVPLSVHSDEKSVADALNKSKSLGPRVYILHFGPDPSLRFFSIARKLQMMTNEYVWLATDWLAVTLDSSLSDKSTLKRLEGVVGLRQHIPESIKMHQFTDKLKSNRSMNAYAFHAYDTVWMIAYGIEKMLNDGINITFSYSEKLTQAQGTKLHLERVKIFNSGKLLLEKLLQVNFTGIAGQVQFGSGRNVIGCDYEIINVDKTGVHTVGFWSKHGGFSVVAPETRHTQNSKFGFVSEEKLGNITWPGGGRKKPRGWVIADSASPLKIVIPKRVSFVEFVTEENNSSHRIKGLCIDIFTEALKFVPYSVPYIFESFGDGHSSPNYNQMIQMVADGVYEAAVGDIAIVPTRSKLVDFSQPYASTGLVVVIPANDDNATWIFLRPFTIGLWCVVIASFFCIAIVIWILEHRINEDFRGPPRRQLITMILFSFSTLFKRNQEDTISNLARLVMIVWLFLLMVLTASYTANLTSILTVRQLPSAITGIDSLRASEVPVGYQSGTFTLEYLTYSLGMARSRLVPLESTEEYERALKLGPTAFGGVAAIVDELPYIELFLAERTGFKIVGEPFMHRGWGFS; translated from the exons ATGGGATTCGGCATTGATTCATCTGTTGCTATAACGGCACTTGTTATGGTCATTCTGGTGGTTCCAATGGGTTGCCAAAGACCTCAAGTGGTGAACCTCGGTGCTGTTTTTACGTTTGATTCGGTTATCGGAAGAGCTGCAAAAGTAGCTCTCGAGGCGGCTGTGTCAGACGTGAACGCTGACACAAGTGTCCTCAAAGATACGGAGCTGAGGTTAATCATGGAGGACTCTTCCTGCAATGTATTTCATGGCTCCTTCGGAG CTTTTGAAGTGCTTGAGAAAGAAGTGGTGGCTATGATCGGTCCACTTTCATCTTCCGTCGCTCACACATTGTCAGACATTGCCAAAGGGCTCCAGTTTCCTCTAGTCTCATTTGCAGCAACTGATCCAACTCTCTCTGCTCTCCAGTTTCCCTTCTTTCTCCGGACTACACCTAATGATGCCCACCAAATGTCTGCCCTTGTGGATCTTATCAGTTTTCATGGATGGAAAGAGGTGATATCAGTTTACTCAGATGATGAGCTCGGAAGAAACGGAGTGTCTGCACTAGATGATGAACTGTACAAGAAAAGATCCAGAATTTCCTATAAAGTGCCGCTCTCAGTGCATTCTGATGAAAAGTCCGTTGCTGATGCTTTGAACAAATCCAAGTCCCTCGGTCCTCGAGTCTATATTCTTCATTTTGGTCCCGACCCTTCGCTCAGATTTTTTAGTATAGCGCGAAAGCTGCAGATGATGACCAATGAATATGTGTGGCTCGCCACAGACTGGCTCGCAGTTACCTTGGATTCTTCTTTGAGTGACAAAAGTACTTTAAAACGGCTTGAAGGAGTAGTGGGGCTTCGTCAACACATCCCAGAATCTATAAAGATGCACCAATTCACAGATAAACTGAAGAGCAATAGATCGATGAATGCCTACGCGTTTCATGCCTATGATACAGTGTGGATGATTGCATATGGCATCGAGAAAATGCTGAATGACGGAATCAATATAACATTCTCTTACTCCGAGAAGCTAACTCAAGCACAAGGAACTAAACTGCACCTGGAGAGAGTCAAAATTTTCAACAGCGGGAAGCTGCTACTTGAGAAGCTTCTGCAGGTGAACTTCACTGGTATAGCCGGCCAAGTTCAGTTTGGTTCTGGTCGTAATGTCATTGGCTGTGACTACGAAATCATCAATGTAGACAAAACCGGTGTTCACACTGTGGGTTTCTGGTCGAAACATGGAGGTTTTTCGGTTGTAGCCCCAGAAACTCGACATACACAAAATAGCAAGTTTGGATTTGTCTCTGAAGAAAAACTTGGAAACATAACCTGGCCTGGTGGTGGCCGTAAAAAGCCGCGTGGTTGGGTCATTGCAGATTCCGCCAGTCCATTGAAGATTGTTATCCCAAAAAGAGTGAGCTTTGTCGAGTTTGTGACCGAGGAAAATAACAGTAGCCATCGGATCAAAGGATTATGCATCGACATCTTCACTGAAGCATTGAAGTTCGTCCCATACAGTGTTCCTTACATATTTGAGTCATTCGGGGATGGCCATTCAAGTCCTAATTACAACCAGATGATTCAAATGGTCGCGGATGGT GTATATGAGGCAGCTGTTGGGGATATTGCAATAGTCCCAACCAGGTCCAAATTAGTAGATTTCTCGCAGCCATATGCGTCCACAGGCCTTGTGGTGGTGATTCCGGCTAACGACGACAATGCCACTTGGATCTTTCTAAGACCCTTCACCATCGGGTTGTGGTGCGTTGTTATAGCTTCATTCTTCTGTATTGCCATAGTCATCTGGATCCTTGAACATCGGATCAATGAAGATTTCAGAGGGCCACCCCGACGACAACTCATCACAATGATCTT GTTCAGCTTCTCAACTCTTTTCAAGAGAAATC AGGAAGATACGATAAGCAATTTAGCGAGACTAGTGATGATTGTATGGCTCTTTCTATTAATGGTTCTAACCGCGAGCTACACAGCGAATCTCACCTCAATCCTCACAGTTCGACAGCTTCCCTCTGCCATTACCGGCATTGACAGCTTGCGGGCAAGTGAGGTGCCTGTCGGTTACCAGTCTGGGACGTTCACTTTAGAGTACTTAACCTACAGTCTTGGCATGGCTCGCTCTAGGCTGGTCCCACTTGAATCGACTGAGGAGTATGAAAGGGCTCTAAAGCTAGGACCAACCGCTTTTGGAGGCGTAGCTGCCATTGTTGACGAGCTCCCTTACATTGAACTGTTTCTAGCGGAACGGACGGGTTTCAAGATTGTTGGAGAGCCCTTTATGCACCGTGGTTGGGGATTT AGTTGA
- the LOC108806546 gene encoding NEDD8-activating enzyme E1 regulatory subunit AXL codes for MERDEQEATMSEPTKTKYDRQLRIWGEVGQAALESASICLLNCGPTGSEALKNLVLGGIGSITLVDGSKVEIGDLGNNFMVDKNSVGESKAKTVCAFLQELNDAVKANFVEDNPDSLILSDPSFFSQFTLVIATQLVEDSMVKLDRICREANVMLVFARSYGLTGLVRISVKEHTIIDSKPDHFLDDLRLNNPWPELKRFVETIDLKTPDPIAHKHIPYVVILVKMADEWAKTHSNNLPSTREEKKEFKDLVKSKMVSMDEDNYKEAVEATFKVFAPRGISKEIEEIINDSYAEVGSNSSAFWVMVAALKEFISNEGDGEAPLEGSMPDMTSSTEHYINLQKIYQTKAEADCLSMEQRVKHILAKVGRDPSSISKQTIKSFCKNARKLKVCRYRMIEDEFSNPSATELHKCLASEDYSSAIGFYILLRAVDSFAATYKKFPGQFDGGDTEEDASRLRTTALSLISEMGCDGYELPEALCNEMCRFGAAELHVVAAFVGGIASQEVIKLITKQFVPMLGTFVFNGIDHNSQSLTL; via the exons ATGGAAAGAGACGAGCAAGAAGCAACAATGTCCGAGCCCACGAAAACCAAGTACGATCGTCAACTCAG GATTTGGGGAGAAGTAGGTCAAGCGGCTCTGGAAAGCGCGAGCATATGTTTGCTCAACTGTGGCCCTACCGGCTCCGAAGCCCTCAAGAATCTCGTTCTCGGTGGGATCGGAAGCATCACCCTCGTCGACGGATCCAAAGTTGAAATTGGAGACCTTGGCAACAACTTTATGG TGGATAAGAATAGTGTTGGTGAGTCCAAAGCCAAGACTGTCTGTGCATTTCTTCAAGAGCTTAACGATGCTGTGAAGGCCAACTTTGTTGAGGATAATCCAGACTCTTTGATACTCTCTGACCCGTCTTTCTTCTCCCAGTTCACTCTCGTTATCGCCACTCAG CTAGTGGAAGATTCAATGGTGAAACTAGATAGAATCTGCCGTGAAGCAAATGTCATGCTGGTTTTTGCTCGCTCCTATGGCCTTACTGGTCTTGTTCGTATCAGTGTCAAG GAGCACACCATTATCGATTCAAAGCCTGATCATTTTCTTGATGATCTCCGCTTGAATAATCCCTGGCCTGAACTCAAGAG GTTTGTGGAGACCATTGATCTAAAAACACCAGATCCCATCGCTCATAAGCACATTCCTTACGTGGTCATTCTTGTCAAGATGGCTGATGAATGGGCTAAAACCCATAGCAACAACCTTCCCTCGACCAGGGAAGAGAAAAAGGAGTTTAAG GATTTAGTCAAGTCCAAGATGGTATCGATGGATGAAGATAACTACAAAGAAGCTGTTGAAGCCACTTTCAAAGTTTTTGCTCCTCGAGGAATCA gcAAAGAGATTGAAGAAATTATTAATGATAGTTATGCTGAAGTTGGCTCAAACTCCTCAGCTTTTTGGGTAATGGTAGCAGCTCTCAAG GAGTTCATTTCAAATGAAGGTGATGGGGAGGCACCACTGGAAGGTTCCATGCCCGATATGACATCTTCCACAGA ACACTACATCAATTTGCAGAAAATCTACCAAACAAAAGCTGAAGCTGATTGCCTATCCATGGAGCAAAGAGTGAAACACATTCTAGCTAAAGTTGGTCGAGATCCAAGTAGTATCTCAAAACAAACTATCAAGAGCTTCTGCAAGAATGCAAGAAAACTTAAG GTATGCAGATATCGTATGATAGAGGATGAGTTCAGCAATCCTTCTGCAACAGAACTACATAAGTGTTTGGCTAGTGAGGATTACAG TAGCGCAATTGGATTTTATATTCTTCTCAGAGCTGTTGATAGTTTTGCTGCGACGTATAAGAAGTTTCCTGGACAGTTTGATGG TGGAGATACAGAAGAGGACGCATCTCGGTTAAGAACTACTGCGCTGAGTCTTATTAGCGAAATGGGTTGTGACGGCTATGAACTTCCGGAAGCGCTTTGCAATGAGATGTGCAGATTTGGCGCTGCAGAGCTTCACGTGGTTGCTGCTTTCGTTGGAGGAATCGCATCTCAAGAAGTAATCAAG CTCATTACGAAGCAGTTTGTTCCAATGTTGGGAACTTTCGTTTTCAACGGGATTGATCACAACTCTCAGTCATTGACGTTATAG
- the LOC108808709 gene encoding LOW QUALITY PROTEIN: protein RRP6-like 3 (The sequence of the model RefSeq protein was modified relative to this genomic sequence to represent the inferred CDS: inserted 3 bases in 2 codons; deleted 6 bases in 6 codons; substituted 2 bases at 2 genomic stop codons) has product MSTSIYSSTPDEKFHYLLEAIKRSNMICFQLYTKETXKIHDESTRYVLSDQAIVALACKQPTTTDEVYDSIAQADLATESSPSLSFSIQSSPSSVVCSHLDDVYQMTRDKLAKLDALFTTSSXEMLCPVSVFNYSLLINFKTKLGVHSGLKQNGHKKNFGVTRKSSRDLFAKKFSCKAPVYHNYRINANDGRLLCYCDRRKLEWYLNRGLAKLVQEEAPAIMILFEPKGRRPEDEGNGFYIQTKKNXCVGCGEGNHYLHYGIIPSCYRVHFPEHLKSHRSHDIVLICVGCHEVAHAAAERYKRQVAIEFGIPLFVRRVLDSKEAQGQHLLLECDESRGNNVEDAGVSPLHLRTAAMALLRHGNRMPSSRHEELLQTVKSYXGGRDISEEDLERALLIGLSPHERRKLERKKERCLSQIFCRGCSYGQTRNQ; this is encoded by the exons ATGTCCACTTCAATTT ATTCATCTACCCCGGATGAGAAGTTCCATTATCTTCTCGAGGCTATTAAACGATCAAACATGATCTGTTTCCAGTTGTACaccaaagaaa aaaaaattcATGATGAAAGCACGCGATATGTACTCTCAGAC CAAGCTATTGTTGCTCTTGCCTGTAAGCAGCCTACAACAACTGATGAAGTGTATGATTCGATAGCTCAAGCTGATTTGGCTACAGAGTCTTCACCAAGCTTGAGTTTCTCAATTCAGTCGTCTCCATCTTCTGTTGTTTGTAGTCATTTGGATGATGTTTATCAAATGACTAGGGACAAGTTAGCTAAACTGGATGCTCTTTTTACCACTAGTTCTTGAGAAATGTTATGTCCAGTTTCTGTCTTCAACTATTCCCTTTTGATAAACTTCAAGACAAAACTCGGTGTCCACTCTGGTCTCAAGCAAAATGGTCATAAGAAAAACTTTGGTGTC ACTCGGAAGTCATCGAGAGATCTT TTTGCCAAGAAGTTTTCTTGCAAGGCTCCTGTTTATCACAACTACAGAATAAACGCAAATGAT GGACGGTTGCTATGCTACTGCGATAGAAGAAAGCTTGAGTG GTATCTGAACCGTGGTCTTGCGAAGCTAGTTCAAGAAGAAGCACCTGCGATAATGATTTTGTTCGAACCTAAAGGACGTCGTCCAGAAGATGAAGGGAATGGCTTTTACATTCAGACCAAGAAGAA ATGTGTTGGATGTGGAGAAGGGAATCACTATCTGCATTACGGGATAATACCTTCTTGCTATAGAGTT CATTTTCCAGAGCATTTAAAAAGTCACAGGTCTCATGATATAGTTCTAATCTGTGTGGGCTGTCATGAA GTTGCGCATGCTGCTGCAGAGAGGTACAAGAGACAAGTCGCTATAGAGTTTGGCATTCCTCTTTTTGTTCGTAGAGTACTTGATTCAAAAGAAGCACAAGGGCAGCATCTTCTGTTGGAGTGTGATGAATCAAGGGGTAATAACGTTGAGGATGCTGGTGTCTCTCCGTTACATCTTAGAACAGCAGCAATGGCGCTCTTGAGACATGGGAATAGAATGCCATCTAGTCGCCATGAGGAATTGTTGCAG ACTGTAAAGAGTTATTAAGGTGGACGGGACATATCTGAAGAAGATTTGGAGAGAGCTCTGCTCATTGGGTTGAGCCCTCACGAGAGACGCAAACtcgaaagaaagaaagaaaggtgTCTCTCTCAAATATTCTGCAGAGGTTGCTCATATGGGCAAACAAGAAACCAGTAG